tttaagtatttataaataattatatattatatatatcgttgtctaagtaccctcaacacaagccttattgagcttactgtgggacttagtcaatttgtgtaataatgtcctataatatttatttatttattgttaaaaaaatatttaatttgataaattaatcaatcaataatagtcgtttaaaatatttttaaagaattttcaattgtagctgaatgccggataggtctgtgccttcgatgcctaacctgtcaaagaatgacaatatggcggccgaatgtttgaaatatcaccgtatttaagaattatttcgcttaaaaggAAGATGGGCAGTATTGTATGGACACTGACCAATAAGATTAAGCGACATAATATCGGAATGGTTTTATTATACACTCTATTTTTTGTATAGCGAGACATATTAAatctctgtttaaaaaaaatgactcaataaaacataaaaaaaggaataaaaatctaaagtatCCTAACACAAAATCATCGACAGTAACAAAGCCTCCATGATCTGCGGCACAGGAACTTAGTAtcgaaaaaaaactacatatataagtacTAGTCACGTTTCAACTCACACTACTTTTTGCGgcgataacttttttcacacaaagattTCCCTACCTGCCATAGTTAAAGTTTTACAACTAAGAATAACCTATCCGGTGACATACCGCTTGCCCTTACTGGTCAAATGGGCCCATTAGCCCACCCtcctttagttttttcttcacaagcgtgatgaaaaacattgtgtgtaactccgggggtaagaatattgcaaactcgagtctttaatgcacgGATCTCGTCTGCAAAATtccacttacccccctcgttgcacaatgtactatttcttagCCGGTTGCACATTAATCCTTGCCTTCCAACAAGCCATCGTGTGCGTCTCAGTATTGATCGCTAAAATTGCCACGTACACACCATACTTCCCCGCACTGTTACCATGAATCGCATGTTCCAGGTTATTAATATCTaccctatttatattatatatcccTTTTTTCAACATGCACTTTTTAGTAAAAGGAATCCTCAACGCATTGAAAATCGCTTTCGCTACGAAactatgacattttagtttatCTAATTCAAAAATCTTCTCAACGCCATTTTGAGTTTCATAACCAAATGACAGTGACCCATGATTCTTATCTTCTTTAATATCTTCTTTCAATTCTGCACGACCTCGAAGATAACTTACTCCTTGGctgttattatatatttcgaCTTGAACTTCAAATGGAATTTCCTTTTTGTAAGGTAAGGGCGGGTTCTCGCAAGTTTCTAGAGAGTTCCATGTCGCCACGTATTTTTCTGATGCGGATACATTTTCGAAATATATGGAAATTGTCAAAAGCGTACGTAATTTCATGGTGGGTGCAGCTTGAGTTATGCTCGTGTAACCAATAATTTTCCGTAACTATATCGCTATTATTTATCAATGAATGATTGTCGTAATTATATTCATTTTGTTTGTTACATCCTGTAGCAAAATTTTTCGATCGTGTTTTGTCAACGGTAacgtattttcaaaattatacttGTCATACGATTATGATCTTGACTGTACGCCTACATTAAGTTTTTgtcgaaaaaaaaagatatcaaTACGCTTTTTTTTCGCAGACTGTCCGACGTAAAGTAAGCCTCCAAAATAtttgtctaaataaataatttgagtcCAAATCAAGAGGGTTTACACTATAATCTATTTCtttaggtaattaaataatacttaaatcaACCGGGATTTGGACCGTGATTAACTTTTGTATATTTCAACCTTACGtatttagggtttcgtagtcacctagaaaaccttatactcgtagtttcgccatgcccgtctgtccgtccgtccacggctttgctccgtgatcgttagtgcaaGAAAGCTGCAATTGCAATTTTTTAAATCTCTGATccaatagtgtggggtgtcgttggatagctCTTTCAAAACAATAAAGGGTTTTGAAACACCAGTTTTTGATAAAGATATGCTTTCGGAAATTTTCGCtcctaaaaaaaaagtgtcccttTATTAATGGGAGTGCAGTGCGTACCGCGCTAACGACCGGACGTGTAACGGTGACTATATGTCATAGGCCATGGCCTCTCaagtattaaaatgtaaatcgTGCAATATTGTAATATGTGAAGTGTTGGCGTTCGTACAAAACAAGGTGGACGTGATGGGTGAAGATAGTCTCAAGAAGTTGGTGATTTCGTCGTTTTCACCAAAAGAAATTGAAACTGCGAAGGACTTACTTTTCGATTCGTTGACTACGAAGCAACGCAAGATATTGCGCAAAAACAGTGGCAAAACAGAGCGCAATCTTCAGGACGTGATAGCACTGTTTAAGCAAGAAAATGCCGAAGAGCTGCCTATATTCGTAGCAAAGGATTTGCAACGTTTACCGCCTATTAGTTTTGATCACATCGACGCGACTCGGTTATTAAAGGATATTCTAGTGTTAAAAAGCGACTTGGAGAACATTAAGAACACATATGTTAATGAACAACAACTAAACCAGATAAAGAGCGACTTAGCAAATTTAAAACAAGCGTCTGCTGTAAATCCGtttgatttaaatatcaatCGAAAACGCGGCGCCGCAATTGCAAATAGTAGTTTCTGTTGCAATAGCGGGCCAATAGGACTTCTACCCCTCAGTGCAGAGAAAAGTATCGAGCACGAATATAATGTACCGCGCTGCGCAAACGAGTTAGCGGAGAAGAGCCAAATGACTGTGCATGCAGAGACCAGTGTGTTGTCTCAGTCTACCGTGTGCGAAGTAAATGCATCTGACGGCCCGCCTCGGATGCAGCGTGAGAGCGAGAGCGAGATAAGTGTGCCCGCGCATCAGCCGACGTCACAATACCAACCGGAGGATAGCGTATGGGCTAAATCTAAAACGTATGCGGGAGCAGTCGTTACAGACAACACAGAGCTAAATGTGAATAAAGTGAATGAAAATGACTGGGAGCATATGGTAAATAGAAAAAAGCGAAGAAGGCAGAATCTATTTAAGGGAAACGAAGGAAAAGCTATGGTACAAATGGATGGAAAATTCAAAGCGGCAGACTTGCGAATTCCtctgtttattaataatgtacataAAGATACGAGTGAGAAGGATATCCAGGACTATATAAAGCAGAAGACTGGCGAATCAGTGTCTCTGAAGAAAATTAATATGAAGATACAAAAACGCTACGACTCCTACAAGGTTTTTGTACCACACACCAAGTTATCGTTATTTCTAGATAACGCTATGTGGCCTGAAGGAATAAAATTTCgtcggtttatttattttgataggaACATGTACGCGTCTAAAAATGTAAATGGACCAGTAAATGACATGCACCAAATAAAGAGGAAAAACGGCACAACGAACTGAAATAAAATTGCTTAGTTTTAATTGTAGATCTATAACCCGTTCCGTTGATTGTGTTAGGACGTTATGTAGACATGCGGATATTATAGCGCTACAGGAGACTTGGCTGACACCTGAAACCATGTCATTTTTAGGGGATATTGATAAGGATTTTGCCAATTTCGGGAAGTCGGCGGTGGACACTGGAGCCGGGCTACTGCGGGGTAGACCGTATGGGGGCGTCGCGCTGTTGTGGCGTAAGAGCTTGTTTACATCTGTTTCGGTAGTGCAGTGTAAAAGTGTGCGGATATCGGCTATTAAAATAGTGCTACCGGAGCGCGCTCTTTTAGTGTTCTCGGTGTACATGCCTACTGACTCGGCGGATACATTAAATGAATTTACTGAGTGTTTAGGTGAAATAGCCGCGGTAATAGAAGAGTGTCAAATAGACTCCGTGTTCATACTAGGAGATTTTAATGCGCATCCTGGTAGAAGATTTGGCAATGAACTTGAACATTTTTGTGTTGATCAAAGTTGGAAGTGTGCAGATATAGAAACATTGGGTTATGGATCGGGCTCATATACGTATTTAAGTGATGTTAATGGAGCTAAAAGCTGGTTAGATCACTGCGTAGTGACTGAAGCGGCATGGAAAACAGTGTCAGATATTAAGATCCATTATGACGTTTATTGGTCCGACCATCACCCATtagaaattaaatgtaatttagaaTTAATTATTACCAAAAACGACATTGagagtaatataaaaaataagattttGTGGGGGACTAGAACACCTGACCAATTGAcattttttaatgaatattgtAATGATCGACTCAAATTAATTGAATTTCCGAATGATCTTAAAAGTTGTAATGATATATTTTGTAGTAATTTAAATCATAGGCTAATAATTGACAGGTTATATGACAATATAGTAAATACGTTAAGGGACGCAGCAATTTTGAGTTCTCGTAAGGTGGTTTCTAGTCGAAGAAAGCCAGTCGTAGGGTGGAATAAACATGTTCGACAAGCTCATAGGGAGGCTAGACTGGCATTTCAAAATTGGGTTGCCTATGGTAAGCCTAGGGTTGGCGCCTTGCACAAAGTAATGGTTGAAGCTAGGAAAACCTTTAAGCGGAAACTCAAGTGGTGCCAAGATAATGCtgaacaaattaaaatggataTTATAGCAACGCACCACTTCAACAAGGATTTCCCTAGTTTTTGGAAACAGACCAGCAAGCTGAATCCCAAGGTTGGTCTCCCAGTGAGCGTCGAGGGTGTTAGCGATCCCTTGCAGGTTGCCGAACTCTTCAGAAACCATTTTCGAATCGAGTCTGAACTAGGTGCTGGCGTGGGGGTGCCACACGTGGAGCGGGTAACGGAAGGCTTTCGTGTGAGAATCACAGCGAAGGATGTGGCAGCAATCTTGAGGGGCATGCGACGCGGTAAGTCACCGGGACATGATTCTCTTAGTATAGAGCACTTACAGAACGCCGGAGCACATCTGCCAAGAGTGTTAGCCATGCTCTTCACTTTATGCGTGAGCCATACATACCTACCTGACGACATGATGAAGACCGTGGTGGTGCCCATAGTCAAGAATAGAACGGGAGATGTCGCTaccataaataattatagaccCATTTCGTTGGCCACGATTGTGGCAAAGGTGCTGGACAGTGTGTTGGACAGGGAACTGGAAAAACATTTGACTCTGCATGATGCACAATTTGGATTTAGAGCCGGCCTTTCTACAGAGACAGCAGTTCTCTGTCTGAAACACACTGTGCGGTACTACACGGACAGGGAAACACCTGTGTATGCATGTTTCCTCGATCTGTCAAAGGCCTTCGACTTGGTATGCTACGACAAACTTTGGCAGAAACTGTATGAGGATGCGCACCTACCCAGTGAGTTGGTTGAATTATTTAAGTACTGGTACAACCATCAGAGAAATGTTGTCAGGTGGGCTAATTCGCTGTCAGTCTCATACAGGCTGGAATGTGGTGTAAGACAGGGTGGCTTGTCGTCGCCCAGGCTCTTTAGCTTGTACGTTGACAGGTTGATTAGGGAGCTCAGTAGCACCATGGTAGGATGCTCTGTGGATGGCACTTTTGTGAATAACATTAGttatgcagacgacatggtgctgctaGCCCCATCCGTCAACGCTCTCAACAAGATGCTCAGTATTTGTGAACAGTATGCCAAGGCACACGGGCTTAAGTACAACACGTCTAAGAGCGTGATGTTGGTTTTTAAGGCGGGTACCAAACATTATCCACGCGTGCCGCCGGCTAAACTGGACAACACACCTCTTAGTATCGTTAAAGAGTTTAAATACCTTGGACACTGGGTCACGGAGAGTCTGAGTGACGACAAAGATGTGGAGAGGGAGCGTAGGGCGCTCGCAGTAAGGAGCAATATGTTGATTCGTAGGTTCGCAAGGTGTACTAAAGAAGCTAAGGTTACCCTTTTTAAGGCGTATTGTCAATCGTTTTACACTTGCAGCCTATGGATTAACTACACACTACGGGCTCTCAGCGCCCTAcgcgtccaatataataatagctttaggatgctgttggggctgccgCGCCATTGCAGTGCATCGGGAATGTTTTGCGAGAGACGTACGGACGGCTTCCATGCCATAATGCGCAAGCGCGTTGCGTCCTTGGTGAGGCGCCTGCGCGGCAGCCCGAATAGCCTCCTTCAGATGGTGGCAGAGCGCCTAGACGGCCCTTTCCAGCTTCATTGGGATAAGCTGCACAGGGCGTCTAActgatttattagtttttatcaattgtATGTTAttcgttttagtttttaattttatgtgtgcaagtaattaagtaagtattgtaattttaatgtatatttgtttttattaatttatattttgtctaaataattttatcaaaattgctataatattaatgattgtgtaattatggatcgcatgtatctgaaataaagaaaatttattttatttattatttattaatatgaaaaaaataataatcatgaaACAATAGCTTaacaaatactttcaatgaaaactatttatagTGAACATGATCAGtctagctgtttttgagttatttcaaTAAATCTTCTCTTCTCAGTGAAAAGACGTAcatatagtttctatttttcgccgtgagcttctacggattatcgtcttatctattgtttaaaaaccgcaaaggcgcgtgccactatgaaaaaatggtcaagccgcataggtagcgtttattgaattactactctattgagcacgtaataagattcattatgaactaatacagaattctaacagaatagctgtctgatctctattggtgcgtctaaggtaggcgactaaacgctctcaaaccagcaaATTACGCAGCGCATATACAAAGCGCTGCTAAGGTACTCCCTTAAttatagcccccgtttggcctgttctgacagcatggtaactacgaaaccctccTCTGAGGATGGCCCGACACGCAtttagccaatttttttttataccttttGGTTTTTCCATATCCCGATAAATTTAAGtttagtgaaactaaccgtgaatcattcaaaaaagttaattaaacaaatatcatgtatgtgtatgtgttaTTACATTTTAGGGTACTTACTTCAAACATATAtcagttaaccaaccaaatagaaaactgcctggatctgtCCCTCATCATCGTTCTGGATTTAACCTACCATTACCtaatcgtgtaatgttttcatctaccctcaaatggctaaaTATTCCGTCTCTTTCTaggttataaatattacaaaatgaaATTACTAACTCAGTTttaaatatcaatcaatcaatcaatcatttatttctaagAATATGGTACAATGTTGGTGAGTAGAGGGTGTTAGGTCAGCATATTCTGCCGGCATGcatcggcgtagaaatattCAGGTACCTACAATAgtctatacaaatatacaatataattataaaatttaaaaattcagatactaaataataacattttcatgccagcagctcgaacaagggttatttgctgcttaaaaaattattattaattattatttttattaaagaaatcattTAATGAATAGTAACATTCTTCGATTAACCATGTCTTAAGAttagtataaaatgtatgtCCAACTAAACTAGTAATAGATTTCGGCACTGtattataaattttgcttagcATATAATAGGAATTCTTTTTAAATAGGCTCAATTTTGCTACTGGCATGTTCAGAGGTTTTTGTGTAATTGTTCGCTTATTATTGTTGTCTTTAATCAGAAACAGATCCATGTGTTTTTTGACAAAGGTACATGCCTCCAGAATGTATAAACATGTAAGCGTTAGAATCCTGTGTTGTCTAAATATAGGTCTACATGAGTCTAAAGGTTTTAAACCGAATATCGCTCTTATGCAGCGCTTTTGAGCTATAAAAACTTTAGATATGTCAGATGAGTTGCCCCACAATACAATACCATATCTGAGAGCAGAACACACGTATCCGTaatatactaacagggcaatttTATGTGATGTTACaagtctaattttttttattgcaaatacaaatttattaattttgttgcagACTGCCTTAACCTGCTCTTTCCATTCACAGTGCTCATCTACATAAAGCCCCAAGAAATTTTGACACTCTACTTTCTCTATTGGTTTCccattacatttaatattaagcCTTAGATCTTTTCCCTGTCTGGTACGGAAGTAAATATATTTGGTTTTATCAGTATTTATAGATAGGTTATTTCTTGTTAGCCATTCTACAGTTTCCTCTGAGACGTTATTCACCATATCATTATAATTTCCTACATTTTGGCTTTCTACGATGATGGTTGTGTCATCGGCAAACATAACTGTAGGATGTTGGACTGCACGAGGCAgatcattaatataaataataaacaatagggGTCCTAAAATACTGCCCTGTGGTACCCCGActttattttctctttttgaaGAAATAAACTCTTCCATTGtatttgttactttatttaatttagttatttgtgtAACTTGTACACGGTTAGACAAGTAACACTTAATCCAATTCTCTGCAGGACCACGAACACCATAACAATTCAACTTTTTTACCAGTACATTGTGATCTACAAAATCAAATGCCTTGCTCATATCCAGAAAGAGAGCAACAGTtggcattttattattaatattatttataactttttttattaaagtaaaagCGGCTAAGGCTGTAGATTTATTTGGTCTGAAACCATTCTGTTCTATTGCTAATACTTTATTCTTATCTAGAAACTTCTGTAATCGAGCATAGAAGACTTTTTCAAATATCTTGGCTATTACAGGGATCAATGTGACAGGTCTATAATTACCCATGTCCGTTTTTGTTCCTTTTTTATGAAGTGGTTTAACAACagagaattttaatttgttcggAAATACGCCTTGCTCCAAAGATAAATTTATAATGTGACATAACGGTACCATCAAATGACTAGCTACACTTTTTAAAGCTTTCGTATTTACTTTATCATAGCCAACGGAACTGGTGTTGCGTAatgacattattatttttaatacctcCTGAGGGGTCGTGGGTTCTAAAAACATGCTATTTACACTGTTAGGGATAAGGTTACATACATTCTGATTCGTCGCATTGTTACTATTTGTCATATTACTGtcattatttgttaaatttataaaataattattgaatgcATTAGCAATGTCAGTTCCATTTCGAATTAAATTGGCATTAAATGCGATTTTATCAATTTGTGGTGAAATCTTAGAATTaccaatttgtttatttacaacattcCATGTCGCCTTACACTTGTTTTGCGCTTGGCTTATGTACTGATCGTTACAATTTTTCTGAAGTACAAATAAGCACTTTCTTAATATTTTAGAGTAATTGTTATAGGACAGTTTTTCTTCTTCAGTTTTgctcttataatatttatatctaagTGTTCGTTTGgttttacaacttttttttattcctcTTGTAATCCATGCCACCTTATTTCCTTTTATGTATCGTTTTACTCTATATTCAGGAAAACATTGTTCAAACAACAGTACTAATAAATCATGAAGTACATTGAATGCTTCATTAGTATCATTTTCCATTAAAACTTCATTAAAACTAAGGCTATGaatgtaatttataaatttgttcATATTATCGACGCTGAAGTCACGTTTTATTATGTACCATGTTTTAACAATGAAATCCTTATTCGTATTTATAGTAACAGATTGAGCAGTATCATGATCCGACAGACTAAGTCTATGTATTTTGCCTACTGCACTTTTGAAATTACTTACTATATTATCAATACACGTATGTTGCCTTGTAGCTTCATTAATATGAGGGATTAAGTTATGAGTCGTGAAAACTTCAcacaatagattttttttgtttgagttAGATAAAAAGTCAACATTAAAGTCTCCAGCGATAACTAAATTGTAATTCTGGTTTTCTAAGTTATTAAGAAGTACTTCAAGCTGTTTCAGACCTGTTTGAAAATCTGAGTTAGGGGTTCTGTACAAACATATAATTCTCGTTTTTATAGATTTAATAGTAATACCGCAAATTTCAAAGTCTTTCTCCATTGCTAAATCCTTAATAATATCTAACGGTTCACATTCAACACTATCCCTGCAAAGTATACATGTTCCCCCTCTACGCGCATTTTGTCTAGAAAAATTTGCCACAAGGTTATAACCAGGAATATTGAGATAATTTTCTTCTCCTTTAATTATGAATGTTTCAGTCAGACAAATTACATCAATATGCGAGTTCATTTCCTTCATTTCCCGAATGGCTACTTCTAGTTCACTCGATTTGTTCAACACTCCTGCTATATTCTGGTGTAAAATGCGAAATTGAGCTTTCCTATTCTTTACGAAAAAACCCTTCTTTTTTATCTTCTCCATTCAAGACTTGCTCGTTTCTGGAACTTGTCGGATTACCTTTACTATCTTGGTTATGTGTATCATTCTTGTTGAATTCCTCATTATTCCATCTTATGTCTTCAATGGTTTCCTTTAATTtcatgcatatatttttaatcccTAAGTTATTAATGTCCCCTGAGTGTCTCCTAAACATATCGTAGTCATATGACAGATTCTCATTTGAGTCCAAGAGATAGGCATATTCATACGTGTGTATATCTCGCCAAAGCATGTTATTAAAAGTTTCGACTCTCCAGTTAAAGAGATTAACACCGTTTCGACATTTGTATGTGGCCGTGCATATAATGAAGTTTGTATGAAGTAACCCTTGCAGCGATTCCCTTATTATGGAAATTAAGGTATAGCAGTTAGTTGTGTATTTAAAGTCTTCTTCTCCAATGAAAATAATGCAGTAGTCATCTTTTGTTAAGTTACTTGTTTTTAAATGGACGTCTTTTAAAATTTCCTTAATTCCTGCATTAGGTGACAAATAATGACATATCTGCGAGTTTTCCGCAAAACAAGTCGCAGCAATTTTTCGAAGCGCGTTCTTTTTATTGCTGCTTagtaaaatgattttattagttttttccCTAAGTTTTGGTGTAGGTTTCTCGCTACTCAGGATTTGGCCTTGACTATTATCAGAATTCCCCCCTAGTTTAGCTTTTTTGCCTAAGTTACCTTTGTTCGATTGGCAAGATTCATTTGAACTAGAGCTGTCTCTAAAGCAATCTCGTCTTACAGAACCTGTCCTTTCTTCCACAACAGGGGTAGAATGCCATGTACTTAAATTTTTTGGTAATGGGGAAGGAGACGGAATTGATGGTGAAATTTTATTCTGTTCCTTAGTgtgtgtgtatttatttttccgCTTTCTACGTGAATTTCTTTGAGTTTTTTTTGgcgtttttttatcaaaaattgttttatacatgttcatttttctttgataatcttccatagttttttttagGTCACAGATTTCGCCgtttaatctatcaattttactaTGCGCACTTAAAAGCTGTACGTTTAGTTGGTCGATTTTTCCTTTAAGATTTTGTATGTCAGAGTTATTTTCTTGTCTCATGCTAGGCATGCTGCTCGCTGAATGTGGGCTGTCGTATCTGCTCGGTGAACAATTCAGGTCCTCATTGAGTGTATTGTTTGTTAAATTATCTAGAGACAAATGCAACGTTGTACTCACATTATTTACCACATCCTTACTACCCGAAGTGCCCGATGCCGAACGTTCCTGTTGATTTTCAAACGCGATTTTCATATTTGGTAACTCAATATTCTCGATCTTGTCCTCTTCATTACACTTTTCCTCAGACGGTGTTATAAGTTCATTTGAGCTAGGAGACGCCCTGCCAGCCCGTAGGGTAGGTGATCTGATTGGTTTTCTTCGGGTTATATTATCTATTAAAGGGGTTGTGGAGCTCGTAGTCTGAAATGTATTTTTGTGTGTCTCCGgtgtattattttgtttaagtGATTGTGGGTCCGTTTTTCCTCTATTATTGTCTAAGCACGTTCTACATGTCCAATTCGACTTATTCTCCttagtcattaaattaaatcGTCTTATGGTTACTACGGCACAGTCCAAGTCAAATGTATGTTTACAAGTAGAACATTTAAGACATTCCTTTGGTCTGGTAACTGTTTTCCTGCATTTAATGCATGTCAGAGcacctttaatatttttttgaaacgaCATTTTGCACTatgatttgtttattattgtcTAAAATTCTCAAAATAAACCAAAACAAACAAGTTCAATTGTCCCTCTACCACGATATCACAGGTAACACTCCAAAACAATGCCAAAAAGTAGATGTTGTATGGCGCTCGATCTCGAGATCCGTAATGAATGAGTTCCTTGGTACGGGGGCGCACAGTGATACTGCTGATTTGAACGCTTGCCGGCCGGTTTGCGATGAGTCATACTCGCTGTCCGCCGTACTTTAGACACCGTATTTATTTCTTCACTTTGCACTATGATATCTTTGCTAGTTCTAAGTCTTTTTTTATAACGAAAACACTTCTAAGTCTCACAAAATTGTAACATTGTGCTTGCACAAACTCAACTCTTCACTcttactaaataaattattatgcaaTATAATACCACGCCTCTCTTTGCGGCATAGTCAATTAGGTCGTTTTTGGGCATGTTTGAAGAACTCTAGCgcctaaaacaaacaaaatatataaaaaaaaacaaaaatgaccgacacagatattaaaataaataaataaataataaataaataaatattataggacattattaaacaaattgactaagtcccacagtaagctcaataaggcttgtgttgagggtacttagtcaacgatatatataatatataaatatttataaatacttaaatacatagaaaacacccatgactcaggaacaaatatccatgctcatcac
The DNA window shown above is from Cydia pomonella isolate Wapato2018A chromosome 28, ilCydPomo1, whole genome shotgun sequence and carries:
- the LOC133532894 gene encoding uncharacterized protein LOC133532894, which gives rise to MGEDSLKKLVISSFSPKEIETAKDLLFDSLTTKQRKILRKNSGKTERNLQDVIALFKQENAEELPIFVAKDLQRLPPISFDHIDATRLLKDILVLKSDLENIKNTYVNEQQLNQIKSDLANLKQASAVNPFDLNINRKRGAAIANSSFCCNSGPIGLLPLSAEKSIEHEYNVPRCANELAEKSQMTVHAETSVLSQSTVCEVNASDGPPRMQRESESEISVPAHQPTSQYQPEDSVWAKSKTYAGAVVTDNTELNVNKVNENDWEHMVNRKKRRRQNLFKGNEGKAMVQMDGKFKAADLRIPLFINNVHKDTSEKDIQDYIKQKTGESVSLKKINMKIQKRYDSYKVFVPHTKLSLFLDNAMWPEGIKFRRFIYFDRNMYASKNVNGPVNDMHQIKRKNGTTN